A genome region from Danio aesculapii chromosome 2, fDanAes4.1, whole genome shotgun sequence includes the following:
- the rxfp3.2a gene encoding relaxin-3 receptor 1 produces MQGNSSALAPGLASCGPALYESDALQNRTLQNLSLRCWLQLLSRESAPELYGDSSSMAMRVVIALVYLIVCALGLVGNLLALYLLQTRHRLKQSSINCFVMSLAVTDLQFVLTLPFWAVDTALDFRWPFGKVMCKIISSVTTMNMYASVFFLTAMSVARYCSLSSSLRMQSPKTASAEVKWASLGIWIVSVVATIPHAVYSTTAQVSDDELCLVRFSDSGSWDPQLLLGLYQTQKVLLGFVIPLVIICVCYLLLLRFVLRRRVTGIPGSESERGRHKRRSKVTRSVTIVVLSFFLCWLPNQALTLWGVLIKFDLVPFSNAFYNAQAYAFPITVCLAHTNSCLNPVLYCLIRQEYRTGLKKLLFRATPSIRSLAKLVSRGKKVAEAPAGVAVVQMEIGM; encoded by the coding sequence ATGCAGGGGAACAGCAGCGCGTTGGCACCGGGTTTAGCGTCGTGCGGTCCGGCTTTATATGAGAGCGATGCGCTGCAGAACCGGACTCTCCAGAACCTGTCCCTGCGCTGCTGGCTGCAGCTGCTCTCTAGAGAGTCCGCGCCGGAGCTCTACGGCGACAGCTCCAGCATGGCCATGCGCGTCGTGATCGCGCTCGTCTACCTTATCGTGTGCGCACTGGGGCTGGTCGGGAACCTGTTGGCGCTTTACCTGCTCCAGACGCGCCACAGACTCAAGCAGTCTTCCATCAACTGCTTCGTCATGAGTTTGGCCGTGACCGACCTGCAGTTCGTCCTGACGCTTCCATTCTGGGCCGTGGACACCGCTCTGGACTTCAGATGGCCGTTTGGGAAGGTGATGTGCAAGATCATCAGCTCGGTCACCACTATGAACATGTACGCCAGCGTCTTCTTCTTGACGGCCATGAGCGTGGCGCGCTACTGCTCTCTGTCCTCTTCTTTACGCATGCAGAGTCCCAAAACTGCCTCGGCGGAGGTCAAGTGGGCCAGTTTGGGGATCTGGATCGTGTCCGTGGTGGCCACCATCCCGCACGCGGTATACTCGACTACCGCGCAAGTGTCCGACGACGAGCTGTGCCTCGTGCGCTTTTCGGACTCGGGTAGCTGGGACCCGCAGCTGCTTCTGGGTCTTTATCAGACACAAAAGGTGCTTTTGGGTTTCGTGATCCCGCTGGTCATCATCTGTGTGTGTTACCTGCTCCTGCTGCGCTTCGTCTTGCGGCGGCGGGTGACCGGGATCCCCGGCTCGGAGAGCGAGAGAGGGAGGCACAAGCGCCGCTCCAAAGTCACCAGATCGGTCACCATCGTGGTCTTGTCCTTCTTTTTGTGCTGGCTGCCCAACCAGGCGCTCACCTTGTGGGGGGTGCTGATCAAATTCGACCTGGTGCCCTTCAGTAACGCGTTTTATAACGCGCAAGCCTACGCGTTCCCAATCACCGTGTGTCTGGCGCACACCAACAGCTGCCTGAACCCGGTGCTGTACTGTCTGATCCGGCAAGAGTACCGCACCGGACTCAAAAAGCTGCTGTTTAGAGCCACGCCGTCCATCCGGAGCCTGGCCAAGCTGGTGTCCCGCGGGAAGAAGGTGGCGGAAGCTCCGGCCGGGGTGGCCGTGGTGCAGATGGAGATCGGGATGTGA